A single genomic interval of Spinacia oleracea cultivar Varoflay chromosome 6, BTI_SOV_V1, whole genome shotgun sequence harbors:
- the LOC110797386 gene encoding EPIDERMAL PATTERNING FACTOR-like protein 5, translating to MRNPRRYYCVYSVLLIFLFAFFIFPSISRDINYLLNCRNHHDLQIQKILNGVKSGKDERDITRRILRGIGSYPPRCASKCGNCKPCKPVHVTVPPGAPVPAEYYPEAWKCKCGNRFYTP from the exons ATGAGAAATCCTCGGCGTTACTACTGTGTTTATTCGGTTCTATTGATATTCCTCTTCGCATTCTTCATCTTCCCCTCCATTT CTCGGGACATCAACTACTTGTTAAACTGCAGAAATCATCATGACTTGCAAATTCAG AAGATATTGAATGGCGTAAAGAGTGGCAAAGATGAACGCGATATAACAAGGAGGATTCTAAGAGGGATAGGGTCATACCCACCACGCTGCGCATCCAAGTGTGGAAACTGCAAACCATGTAAGCCAGTTCATGTTACTGTGCCTCCAGGGGCACCCGTCCCAGCCGAATACTACCCTGAAGCATGGAAGTGTAAATGTGGTAACAGGTTTTACACcccttaa